One Haloarchaeobius amylolyticus DNA window includes the following coding sequences:
- a CDS encoding SWIM zinc finger family protein has product MPITQSDIRDLCTDAVFDRGQNYYAEGHIHEQRRVDDIITATVEGSKLYDVTLSLAEPDFEPSCTCPYDGPGECKHVVAVLLSLSDDLPEDEGERLDAVFEDIDTTELQAFVREELARDDAMLDRFFATFDATSGKSHEAYRDDVTQLFEEHTREYPVVIDAIDFSQLTDLGERYQYRGRYRQAAAVYRGLVAGIDDNIEIVDGAYDHYARVFRESLDAYVDCVTAADLSSTEYDAYEQFIVERIESGSHIHREQFERTLSTLQAAIEE; this is encoded by the coding sequence ATGCCGATAACTCAATCCGACATCCGAGATCTCTGTACCGACGCGGTGTTCGACCGCGGGCAGAACTACTACGCCGAGGGGCACATTCACGAGCAACGACGTGTCGACGACATCATCACCGCGACAGTCGAAGGATCGAAGCTGTACGACGTGACGCTCTCACTCGCCGAGCCCGATTTCGAGCCATCCTGTACGTGTCCATACGATGGGCCCGGGGAGTGCAAACACGTCGTTGCCGTACTCTTGTCGCTGAGCGACGATCTACCGGAAGATGAGGGAGAGCGTCTCGACGCCGTCTTCGAAGATATCGACACCACCGAGTTACAGGCATTTGTACGCGAGGAACTCGCTCGTGACGATGCGATGCTGGATCGGTTCTTCGCAACGTTCGATGCAACGTCAGGAAAATCTCACGAAGCGTATCGGGACGACGTCACCCAACTGTTCGAAGAACACACCAGAGAGTACCCTGTCGTCATCGATGCAATCGATTTCAGCCAACTCACGGATCTCGGGGAACGATACCAATATCGAGGCCGTTATCGCCAGGCAGCAGCGGTCTATCGTGGACTCGTGGCTGGAATCGACGACAACATCGAAATCGTCGATGGAGCCTACGACCACTATGCAAGGGTTTTCCGTGAGAGCTTAGACGCCTACGTCGACTGCGTCACAGCAGCTGACCTCTCCTCGACTGAGTACGACGCGTACGAACAGTTCATAGTCGAGAGAATCGAGTCTGGGTCACATATCCATCGCGAACAGTTCGAGCGAACGCTATCGACTCTGCAAGCCGCAATCGAAGAGTGA
- a CDS encoding transcription initiation factor IIB: MLRLTNDSLRPTSAPECSAVKLRRDGTERYCPECGLVVDEDCIDYGPEWTPYDAEDRRRVGGPVTNARHDWGISAEIGRYRDARGQQLPAAKRRKLHRLRRWDRQARFEGKAEQNLAHGLSEIRRIVGALDLPESICTQACALYRTAANEDLIRGRSIEAMAAAGVYAACRCSGLPRTIDEVGEVSTVSRERVSNAYSVLNHELNLPAVPMAPVQYVPRFASDLDLSREVRQRALELAREASEVGLGNGCRPTGVAAACIYEAAREADENVTQTSLAELASVSAMTLREQWKKLQSMLEHPADSGMEVHG, encoded by the coding sequence GTGTTGAGACTCACGAACGACTCTCTACGACCGACCAGTGCCCCTGAGTGCTCTGCGGTCAAGCTCAGACGAGACGGTACTGAGAGGTACTGTCCTGAGTGTGGGCTCGTCGTCGACGAGGACTGTATCGACTACGGACCTGAATGGACGCCATACGACGCCGAAGATCGACGTCGCGTTGGTGGGCCAGTGACGAACGCCCGGCACGACTGGGGCATCTCTGCAGAGATCGGCCGATATCGGGATGCACGAGGGCAACAGCTTCCGGCCGCGAAACGTCGGAAACTGCACCGGCTTCGGCGATGGGACCGCCAAGCTCGGTTCGAAGGGAAAGCTGAGCAGAACCTCGCGCATGGACTCTCGGAAATCCGGCGGATCGTCGGTGCACTTGATCTCCCCGAGAGCATCTGTACGCAGGCATGCGCCCTCTATCGGACTGCTGCGAACGAGGACCTCATCCGTGGTCGCTCGATCGAAGCAATGGCGGCTGCCGGCGTGTATGCAGCCTGTCGATGTTCGGGACTCCCTCGGACAATCGACGAGGTCGGAGAGGTGTCGACTGTCTCCAGAGAGCGGGTCAGCAACGCGTACAGCGTGTTGAATCACGAACTGAATCTCCCGGCAGTTCCGATGGCTCCCGTTCAGTATGTCCCACGATTCGCATCGGACCTCGATCTCTCACGAGAAGTGCGCCAACGCGCCCTGGAGTTGGCCCGAGAAGCGTCCGAAGTCGGTCTCGGGAACGGCTGTCGACCAACCGGCGTTGCCGCTGCCTGCATCTACGAGGCTGCTCGTGAGGCTGACGAGAACGTCACCCAAACGAGTCTCGCCGAGCTCGCGAGTGTCTCCGCTATGACGCTCCGTGAGCAATGGAAGAAACTCCAATCGATGCTCGAACACCCAGCGGACTCAGGAATGGAGGTACACGGATGA
- a CDS encoding HVO_A0114 family putative DNA-binding protein, which translates to MAELTPPLHPMEREQLRAASTLVVTVKSSDEFHDDVTDDIESLEHGDSVDTTPTLSFTSYDDLMETLPPRTLELLEAVRQEAPSSINETARVVDRDVTNVHEELRRLAQLGIIFFEEVGQSKRPVVWFDKLVITLSFQTGTGDTAAAAP; encoded by the coding sequence ATGGCTGAATTAACGCCACCGCTGCATCCGATGGAACGCGAACAGCTTCGGGCTGCGTCGACCCTCGTTGTGACGGTCAAATCGTCCGACGAGTTCCACGACGACGTCACTGACGACATCGAGTCACTGGAACACGGCGATTCAGTGGATACGACACCGACGCTCTCGTTCACAAGCTACGACGATCTCATGGAGACGCTGCCGCCGCGTACGCTCGAACTCCTCGAGGCTGTTCGTCAGGAGGCCCCCTCCAGCATCAACGAAACTGCCCGAGTTGTGGACCGTGACGTCACAAATGTCCACGAGGAACTCAGGCGACTTGCACAGCTGGGAATCATCTTCTTCGAGGAAGTCGGCCAGAGCAAGCGTCCTGTCGTCTGGTTCGATAAACTCGTCATCACCCTCTCGTTCCAAACCGGAACTGGAGACACAGCGGCTGCAGCGCCGTAG
- a CDS encoding DNA polymerase sliding clamp: MSIETSTDRSDEEQTENSRSDASAQPETVAEPSEQLADFVDISGLDTEQATRLREQGIKTIEALEAADSETIAEFANVSVEQAVDWLEQARELEPKTEAESKADVDTDGEEATDEIASEPPSTFRATIQASPLKAILKALRANVDEARFKIDESGIRVRAVDPANVAMDDLTLNASAFESYDASPGVLGLDLDRFADPVNLAKKDDLVQFSLDRETRKLVVFVDGIEFRMACLDPATIRAEPKLPELKLPASATLDRDVLQQGVKAADLVADHVGFRMDADNEVLTIEAEGDTDAVDFQLDEEELDQVRFADASSLFSLDYMKRIVRTIPRGACVTMEFGSEFPIVLSYDLNDGAGLMTRMFAPRIET, translated from the coding sequence ATGAGTATAGAAACATCCACAGACCGTTCTGACGAAGAACAGACTGAAAACAGCCGTTCAGATGCGTCCGCACAGCCAGAGACTGTCGCGGAACCCTCCGAACAACTAGCAGATTTCGTCGACATCTCTGGTCTCGACACGGAACAAGCGACCCGTCTGCGCGAACAGGGAATCAAAACGATCGAGGCTCTCGAAGCCGCTGACTCCGAGACAATCGCGGAGTTTGCAAACGTCAGCGTGGAACAGGCTGTAGACTGGCTGGAGCAAGCCCGAGAGCTCGAACCCAAGACAGAGGCAGAATCAAAAGCAGATGTCGATACTGATGGGGAGGAAGCAACGGATGAGATTGCTTCAGAGCCACCGTCGACGTTCCGAGCAACCATCCAGGCAAGTCCTCTAAAGGCTATCCTCAAAGCACTTCGGGCGAACGTCGACGAAGCCCGATTCAAGATCGACGAATCCGGAATTCGCGTCCGTGCAGTCGATCCCGCCAACGTCGCGATGGACGATCTCACTCTGAATGCCTCAGCATTCGAGTCGTACGATGCTAGTCCGGGTGTCCTTGGTCTTGACTTGGACCGCTTCGCTGATCCCGTGAACCTCGCAAAGAAAGACGATCTGGTCCAGTTCAGTCTCGATAGAGAGACACGCAAGCTGGTTGTTTTCGTCGACGGCATCGAGTTCCGAATGGCTTGCCTCGATCCAGCGACCATCAGAGCAGAGCCGAAGCTCCCTGAGCTGAAACTCCCAGCGAGCGCTACGCTCGACCGCGACGTCCTTCAGCAAGGGGTCAAAGCCGCTGACCTCGTTGCCGACCACGTCGGATTCCGGATGGATGCCGACAATGAGGTCCTCACAATCGAAGCAGAAGGCGATACTGACGCTGTCGACTTCCAGCTTGATGAAGAGGAACTCGACCAGGTCAGGTTCGCCGATGCGTCGTCGCTGTTCAGCCTCGACTACATGAAACGGATTGTGCGAACTATTCCGAGGGGAGCCTGTGTGACGATGGAGTTTGGGAGTGAGTTCCCCATCGTTCTCTCGTACGACCTCAATGATGGTGCAGGGTTGATGACCCGGATGTTTGCTCCACGTATCGAAACGTGA
- a CDS encoding MarR family transcriptional regulator, with protein MLTKAGLALLDELSAGRESTPDELATETEYSQGHIYHVLDELLEDGLLTETRGSKNRRLVRVTNHPVVESYRNLRSKLGHVDWIEILSPATLQVCWFLDEPRRVTEIADRLDITRQGVYNALSPLKHRAMLSPFGPEYALVEDLSPLLTFAREVVTHEHRSRARELAPSATVEWCDPKRTLIRVQTSEDTSALESAADWRVTGLARFQEYGLQFFLAGEPAFWYAPDEDLTPSEVVCHTLVLDSGSRRVSYSMLLIEKLDIDQDTLTDTATWYDLETAVAAMYRPLHGEFGVADDLPVVLPSESEFTALKEQYGVS; from the coding sequence ATGCTGACGAAGGCCGGCCTTGCACTGCTAGACGAGCTTAGCGCTGGCCGTGAGTCAACGCCAGATGAACTCGCGACTGAAACCGAATATTCTCAGGGTCATATCTACCACGTCCTCGATGAGTTGCTCGAGGACGGCTTGCTCACCGAAACCCGTGGTTCGAAGAACCGACGTCTCGTCCGAGTGACTAACCATCCAGTCGTTGAGTCGTATCGAAACCTCCGTTCGAAGCTCGGCCACGTCGACTGGATTGAGATCCTTTCGCCAGCTACGCTACAGGTGTGCTGGTTTCTGGATGAACCACGCCGGGTGACTGAGATCGCAGATCGACTTGACATCACCCGGCAGGGCGTCTACAACGCGTTGTCACCGCTCAAGCACCGAGCGATGCTGTCGCCATTTGGGCCCGAATATGCGTTGGTTGAAGACCTCTCACCACTGCTAACGTTCGCACGAGAAGTCGTTACCCATGAACATCGCTCCCGGGCTCGAGAACTCGCTCCGAGTGCGACTGTCGAATGGTGCGACCCGAAGCGGACGCTCATTCGCGTCCAAACGTCGGAGGATACGTCCGCACTAGAGTCGGCCGCTGACTGGCGGGTGACTGGACTCGCACGATTCCAGGAGTACGGCCTGCAGTTCTTCCTCGCTGGCGAACCCGCATTCTGGTACGCCCCCGACGAGGATCTCACACCATCGGAGGTGGTGTGTCACACCCTCGTCCTCGATAGTGGCTCTCGCCGCGTCAGTTACTCGATGCTGTTGATCGAGAAGCTGGACATCGACCAAGATACCCTCACAGACACGGCAACGTGGTACGACTTGGAGACCGCAGTGGCCGCGATGTACCGACCCCTTCACGGAGAGTTCGGGGTTGCTGACGACCTCCCAGTGGTCCTCCCGAGTGAATCAGAATTTACTGCCCTCAAAGAGCAGTACGGTGTCTCGTAA
- a CDS encoding type II toxin-antitoxin system VapC family toxin has translation MAESVETPIGTVTAEHFRPGSIRHQVVCGPKFLYALFNPQDQMHPVSRAFMDFVRDGDLPYRRLVVNDHIVDEAATRLKKQASMRNAATFLTTLDKSDLYQLESVTPEVFSDATDTFIEWTDLDASLTDFIVASHMAELEIDHILTYDRHYDAFDVTTLPYRRPE, from the coding sequence ATGGCAGAATCAGTTGAGACACCGATTGGCACGGTGACCGCTGAACACTTTCGACCGGGTTCGATTCGTCACCAAGTCGTCTGTGGCCCGAAGTTCCTCTATGCGCTGTTTAATCCGCAGGATCAGATGCATCCCGTCTCACGTGCATTCATGGATTTTGTCCGCGACGGCGATCTCCCCTATCGACGACTGGTCGTGAACGACCATATCGTCGACGAGGCTGCGACCCGCCTCAAAAAACAGGCGTCGATGCGAAACGCCGCGACGTTTCTGACGACGCTCGATAAGAGTGATCTCTATCAACTCGAATCAGTTACTCCGGAGGTCTTCAGTGATGCAACGGACACGTTTATTGAGTGGACCGACCTCGATGCATCCCTGACTGATTTCATCGTCGCGTCACACATGGCCGAGTTAGAGATCGACCACATCCTCACGTACGACCGACATTACGACGCTTTCGACGTGACGACGCTCCCCTATCGGAGACCCGAGTGA